A region of the Lycium barbarum isolate Lr01 chromosome 1, ASM1917538v2, whole genome shotgun sequence genome:
AGATTTTCCCAAGAGTCTGgcagagtattaagaagccaatgtccttgtatttcttcatcaaacttgacacccattccaaACAActgatcaaggacaccctgaaaatcattgatatgatcagaaatagggctgccctctttgtatctaatattcatcaattgtttcagtaggaacaacttattattTCTAGTTTtcgaagcataaagtgtctcgagcttttcccacaagcttttagcatttATCTCATTCACATTATGATTTCGAACGttatcttcaacccattgcctGATATAGCCACAAAtctgtaagtgctcaaattctCAATCCTCATCTTCAGTAGACtcgggtttcttagaagcaaacacaggtaaatgtaatttcttgacaaatagaagatctttcatctagcttttccaaatatggtaattaATGTCATTTAAACAAACTATCTTGCTCATATGTGCttccatcattcaaatagacaattgacacaaccaaatacaaccacaagctctgataccactttgttgggaagaaacaagcaataataaaattgcacgacgaggtaacaacggaagaaatacccaagtcgaaacttccTACACTATTTGAACTAAGAGAAGACAataacactagcacaaatggaaatctgGGCaacagctataccaacaataaaatagcaaagcaagcaaaaataaatcgaatagaacagacaccaaatttacgtggtaaacccccttcaaggtgaagaggaaacatccacgggacctccggcccacaaaaactccactataaacaacaagagttacagcaatgttctccaaatggctacaacaacaaagccaagcacggagcaacaatacataaaagatagcaccaaaactagcgaagaaaggagagaaatcacccaaaaaatgagctactgttcgtactcgaaaactggagctacagacCAGAAAATCCGATCTCCACCGTTGCAAccgaagaaccagatgttgagaacccccagttAAAATTTCAGCACGATCTAACGGTTAACGAATTGGAAAATgcaatttaaagcggactgctgtagcagaaaatttctggacgaaaatgtgctttctctctcacgtttttctctctgctatgaattcactcttgtgttctcaaaataagacctaaattgatcctatatatagaggaaattttgggcaaaattgtcCTGGttcaaattggattgggttttattaatccaattccacataggaagggaaaacccaaaaacctaacagtAACAACAAACAAACAATTGTAGCTTCATTCAAATCCATATTCTTCGGTAGAATCAATCGATTACTTTCCATCATGCAAGAAAATTTCTCTGAATTAGGGTTGAAAAGAGAAGATTGCATTGAAATGAGTTGGATAGAGTCTACATTATACTTTGCAGGATTCCCAAGAGGTGAATCTATTGATGTCTTGCTAAGCAGGGCTCAACTCCCGACACGTTACTTCAAGGCAAAATTAGACTATGTATATCAGCCAATCCCGGAGGGAAGTCTTGAAGGAATCTGCAGATTGTTCTTTGAAGATGAAGCTGAATCAGCACAAGTGATATTGAATCCATATGGTGGGAGGATGGATGAGATTGCATCATATTCTATTCCTTTCCCTCATAGAGCTGGGAATTTATACGAAATCCAACATTTAGTCTATTGGgatgaagaaggagaagaagtaGCTGAAAGGCATATAAGGTGGATAAAAAGGCTTTATTCCTACATGACTCCTTTTGTTTCTATGTTTCCAAGAGCTGCTTATATCAACTATAGGGATCTTGATATTGGtgtgaataacatcaagggataTACAATCTATGTGCAACCTAAGGTTTGGGGGATTAAGTATTTCCAGACTAATTTCGATAGATTGGTTCATGTGAAGACTAAGGTGGATCCTTCAAACTTCTTTAGGAATGAACAAAGCATTCCTTCACTTTGTGAAAAACAAAGGTGAAAGGAGTTCTGGCGGAAAGAGGCATCATTATACAAAAATTAATAAGAAAGaatttattattt
Encoded here:
- the LOC132611705 gene encoding berberine bridge enzyme-like 28, translating into MADVVEKEASFKSIFFGRINRLLSIMQENFSELGLKREDCIEMSWIESTLYFAGFPRGESIDVLLSRAQLPTRYFKAKLDYVYQPIPEGSLEGICRLFFEDEAESAQVILNPYGGRMDEIASYSIPFPHRAGNLYEIQHLVYWDEEGEEVAERHIRWIKRLYSYMTPFVSMFPRAAYINYRDLDIGVNNIKGYTIYVQPKVWGIKYFQTNFDRLVHVKTKVDPSNFFRNEQSIPSLCEKQR